CATTGAGACATTGGGATATTGAGACATCGAGACAATGGGACATCGAGACATTGAGACATTGGGATATTGAGACATCGAGACAATGGGACATCTAGACAATGGGATATTGAGACATCGAGACAATGGGACATTGAGACAATGGGATATTGAGACATCGAGACAATGGGACATCGAGACATTGGGATATTGAGACAATGAGACATCGAGATGAGACATTGGGACATTGAGACAATGAGACATCGAGATCAATGGGACATCGAGACAATGGGATATTGAGACATTGGGACATTGAGACAATGAGACATTGAGACAATGAGACATCGAGACAGTGGGACATCGAGACATTGAGACATTGGGATATTGAGACAATGGGACATTGGGATATTGAGACATTGGGATATTGAGACATCGAGACATTTGGGACTGGTCAGATTGAGTGAACTTAAAGCTGGTCAGTCCAAAATGGCAAATAAACTAAAGCAAAATAGTGTTTAACGCTGACTTTCTTCCTCTCCAAGATGTATTTATTAACCAACGAGCATCAAGTGTTTGTGTCGATTTAAAGACAACGCTTCACTTTTCTTTATGATACAGGTTATGATGAATTATGTGACTCTCAGCCAAAGAAACTGCATGTTTGAGTGTGTAAACATTCTCAAAAACAGTGGCGTAAATGTACATCTGATACGGGTTCAGAATGAGGTGTGGCTCAATAGCCACCTACAAACATTCAAGGATGTGCGTTTACGCCACGCTTCACCTACATGTATGAACGCTGGTACACGCGTGTCACATGCCAATACCTACAATAAAGTCTCTGGACCCCTGgcctaaactcaacaggaagtcggccattttttttctcttaaattgTTGCTCTGTTTTGGCATTTCCAGGCCTcagtactttaacaaactcctcctagagatttcatcagatctacttcatatttggtCATTATAATCTAAAGACCTTGGCGATGCTACATTGCTAAGGTTTTGAgttatttggcgccatctcctggtggtcatatgtaacaacAGTCACCAATCACACTTCTCTCTCCCCAAAGACTTTTTACCAGTCTGAGCCTGATCCGACCGGGTTAGCGCTCCATGACACTACAGCATTTCCGATGAGGTCATGTGATCCAGGAAAGcaaatgtgtttttagccagatgctgtgcacattgtgctttgtgtcaaTTATCCAATGATCTCCACTTCCGATAATGTTGTGTGTGGGCTCGCTTTTAAAGACAATCACCTCTGCTGGGTAATGCTATGTGATGAttcatgttctgtttatttttcgtgaagttataagcaaaaacgctGCATTTAAGCTTACACCTGTTCACCTTGTCAAATACATATATTTGGCTATTACTCgcagtgtgtttgtctgtgagtaaaacaaatagtctggttgtattctactctttaagagctttccaacgacatatgactcAAGGATATTTGATCTGGTTGATGATTTTACCGATTGCAGTATATGCaacattattaataaatgatcaacACGAACACGTATGATCTGTCTGTACatgtcaaagcacttgttcagttttggtcttaATACTTGAGTACATTAGAAAGTCTGTTTTGACCAATGAAACCTGTGTTGAAACAGTCATCACTGAAAGCAATGAAACAACTGTAAGTTTAATACtgtttaactttaaaataatgttacattaaTACAACATGAACGCCTCATCAGAGTGTCTTTGATCTTCAGTCTTTCTGCAGCAGATCTGACCGACGGTTCATCTGTGACCCTCCGCTCAGAGTTTGCCCTCCTCTATCATACAGGTTGAGTCCATCGCAGATCTTTGTGAGGTTATCTTTGAGCGCCTCATGGGTCGTACAGGTGTGTGAGGAGCTCGGGGTCAGAGTAATGATTAAACACGTGTCTGATGCGGTCCAGAGACTTCCCCGTCAGGTGCTTCTCCACCAGCTTCAGCATTAAATCACGACATTCAGACAGCAGCTCCGTCATTACAGTCTTATCAAACGTGAACTCcacctgacagagagagagagagagagagagagaggggagagagacagagagagtgagagagggagagagacagagagagtgagagagggagagagacagagagagagagtgagcgagagagagtgagagtcgGATTGTTTCacactagattcaaaagaaccggttcataagagtcattcattctggaatcagactacactggccgcgctgtgtgtttcacgctagattcaaaagaaccggttcatgagagtcattcattctggaatcagactacactggccgcgctgtgtgtttcacgctagattcaaaagaaccggttcatgagagtcattcattctggaatcagactacaatggtcgcgctgtgtgtttcacgctagattcaaaagaaccggttcacgagcgtcattcattctggaatcagactacactggtcgcgctgtgtgtttcacgctagattcaaaagaaccggttcacgagagtcattcattctggaatcagactacactggtcgcgctgtgtgtttcacgctagattcaaaagaaccggttcacgagagtcattcattctggaatcagactacactggtcgcgctgtgtgtttcacgctagattcaaaagaaccggttcacgagagtcattcattctggaatcagactacactggtcgcgttGTGTGTTTCAcgctagattcaaaagaaccggttcacgagtcattcattctggaatcagactacactggtcgcgcttGTGTGTTTCAcgctagattcaaaagaaccggttcacgagagtcattcattctggaatcagactacactggccgcgctgtgtgtttcacgctagattcaaaagaaccggttcatgagagtcattcattctggaatcagactacaatggtcgcgctgtgtgtttcacgctagattcaaaagaaccggttcatgagagtcattcattctggaatcagactacactggtcgcgctgtgtgtttcacgctagattcaaaagaaccggttcataagagtcattcattctggaatcagactacactggtcgtgctttGTGTTTCAcgctagattcaaaagaaccggttcataagagtcattcattctggaatcagactatactggtcatgctgtgtgtttcacactagattcaaaagaaccggttcataagagtcatttgctcCTTTAGTGTAAGTCTATGGTAAGTCAGATCTCTTAGTAAAGTACAAACACACCTCTCCTCAGTTCTTAAGGTTTGGGATAGTTCATATCAGCATGAgcacattatgtgtgtgtgtgtacctcttGGAAGCTGATGGCCGTCATGGCTCCATGATGGAGCTTTTTCCTGAAGTCTTGTGCGAGACTCAGCTCTTCTGGACTGAACTTCTCATGTCGGAACAGAACGCCAACCTTCACAGCGATTTTGATCATGTTCTTCACCACCTTCTGCGCCTCTGTGCGGTTTCCTGTGTGCTCTTTCGAGACGCGGTATAGCTCGTCCAAAACGTCGCTGCTGTTGTCGTCGATGAACATGTGAACCATGGACTTACTGGCCATGTGACTCAGGATCTTCTTCTGGGCCTTCATGGCCATGTCCTTGGAGCTGAACGCCTCCATCGCACGCCCTGCAGAAACACCACAATCACTGACAGATCTGATCAATACTCTCACACAacagacacgtgtgtgtgtgcctcCGCAGTCGGAGATGTTTCGTGTACGTCGTGTCTGTTTGAGGAAGTGGTGTCTTCCGCTGTGAGAGAGGAAACGGTGAGATCGGAGAAGATATCTTACTTCtgctttctgtctctctcaaaCACTAGAAATGTGAGTTTTAGGGTCTCTTGGACAGTCTTGAGATATCAC
This window of the Xyrauchen texanus isolate HMW12.3.18 unplaced genomic scaffold, RBS_HiC_50CHRs HiC_scaffold_191, whole genome shotgun sequence genome carries:
- the LOC127641846 gene encoding tumor necrosis factor, alpha-induced protein 8-like protein 2 A, with product MEAFSSKDMAMKAQKKILSHMASKSMVHMFIDDNSSDVLDELYRVSKEHTGNRTEAQKVVKNMIKIAVKVGVLFRHEKFSPEELSLAQDFRKKLHHGAMTAISFQEVEFTFDKTVMTELLSECRDLMLKLVEKHLTGKSLDRIRHVFNHYSDPELLTHLYDP